GGAGGGCGAACGTCACGCCCGGCGCCGAGGGCGCCGAATCCTCGCGGCGCAGCCACCGGTCGTCCGACACCGCCAGCTCGCCGTCCAGCGCGGCCAGCACGGCGTCGCGGGCCAGGGGGAGCGCCTCGGCGACCGGGACGTCCCGCTCCAGCTCGAACGACAGCGACGTCACGCCGGCGTCCCGGATCCCGCACGGCACGATCTTGTCGAACGCCGTCAGGTCCGCGTTGCAGTTCAGCTCGAAGCCGTGCATCGTCACGCCGCGCTGCACGCGGATGCCGATCGCCGCGATCTTGCGCTCCGGGCCGCGCTCGTCGGCGGGCACCCACACGCCGCTGCGGCCCTCGACCCGCCCGGTGTAGACGCCGAACTGGTCGCACACCCGGATCAGCGCCTCCTCCAGGCGCCGCACGTAGTGCACGACGTCGATCGGGTCACCCAGCTTGACGATGGGGTAGCCGACCAGCTGTCCCGGCCCGTGCCAGGTGATCTTCCCGCCCCGGTCGACGTCGATCACCGGCGTGCCGTCGGTCGGCCGGTCGGCGTCCTCGGTGCGCTTGCCCGCGGTGTAGACCGACGGGTGCTCCAGCAGCAGGAGTGTGTCCGGGGCCTCCGAGCAGTCCGCCCGCGCGTTCACCAGCTCCCGCTGCAACTCCCAGGCTTGCAGGTAGTCGATGGTGCCGATGTTCTTGACGGTGACGGGGGTGCTGGCGGCGCGGCAGGACTTGGGACTCACGACTGGCAGGTTACGCCGACCGCGGCGCCGAGGGCACGGGCTGTGGCGGTAACAACCGCACCGCCCACCCCGTGAGAAAACCCACGCCGAGCACGCCGAGCACGGCGCCGACGGTGTCGCTGACC
The window above is part of the Amycolatopsis thermoflava N1165 genome. Proteins encoded here:
- the lipB gene encoding lipoyl(octanoyl) transferase LipB encodes the protein MSPKSCRAASTPVTVKNIGTIDYLQAWELQRELVNARADCSEAPDTLLLLEHPSVYTAGKRTEDADRPTDGTPVIDVDRGGKITWHGPGQLVGYPIVKLGDPIDVVHYVRRLEEALIRVCDQFGVYTGRVEGRSGVWVPADERGPERKIAAIGIRVQRGVTMHGFELNCNADLTAFDKIVPCGIRDAGVTSLSFELERDVPVAEALPLARDAVLAALDGELAVSDDRWLRREDSAPSAPGVTFALRP